GAGGCTCTGAGGACTGACTTCGTGGGGCTTCTGATGAAGGCCTCTCTCACTGTTTAAATTGTCTGTGCACTAGGTCTAGGCCTGATCTCTCGACGAGGAAGATCAGGCCTGGAGATCACAGAAGCTCCGAGCTATTGCCTTGAACTTCACGTACCACATATTGATGCTTTTAACGTCTGGTGGGTGTCTTGGGTATGCCGTCTGGAATTGTCCCTGGATTTTTTTTTTGGTGACTGTGTATCGTGATACCAGAGGATACATTGGGCTTTCTCCTGGTTTGAGTACATCTTCATTGAAAATAGCGTCTCATTCCGCTGTTACATCACTGAGCCCTGTAGCAAACAAAGTAACAGTGAGGTATGCATGTACACAGAAAAATTTCAATATGCCACATGCAATTCAagacgtgtgtctgtgtgtcatATGTTCTGCCTTCTGCATGTTTGTAATCAGGGAAatacttctggggcaccatgttgtATTACACGCCACTCTGAAACATACCTCTTATTTCTGAGTAACGCTTTGCGAAAACCTCGTAAGCATTCTAGCAATGTTACGAAAGCTATAAATTATACGGCCGCGTTTGTCTACTTCAGATGCTCCAAGCgacgcagtttacagaactgcgatatctgtttcttgatgcagagctaaccAGTTGCTAACTTCCGGCTTCAGTTTTACATAACGCTGAATCTCGGCATTTTCTGTAAAAGCTATAGCGTAATAAATCAAAAGTTCCTTTACTTGCAGTCCGCAGAATTCAGCTTTCCTTCGCAAATGCACCAGATTTCATTTGAAGCAGTACAGCGGTTGAGCATTTCTACATTTCGCATGTATTGGAATAGTAAAATCAGAGTTGGGCACAAAGCTTCAAAATCTTTAATCGAAGGAAAATCTTTTGCAaggactgttcttttttttaatattagtGACAGAGGGCACCCACGTTCCGTTGCTGGAAAATACTTTTCGCTCACCATTGCCACAGACGTCGGTTCTACGTCATTGATTCTAGAAAAAGCATACATATACGCAATGTCATCGTGCTACCAAATAGACTCCTGTAGCGCGAACCAGCTACTGGTATAGGAAGAATAATTTTTATGCTAGGCTTACTTAGTCAAATGCTCTGGTGACGACAAAATTAGATCAGTAATGAGTGCTGCGCCAGAAAGCTTCGAGTTTACCCTTATTACTTAGAACATGGTCACACCTAGGTGCGACCGTGTTATCGACAGTTCTAGAGCCGTGGCCTGTTGCTGCAGGAAATGACAAGTCATTATTTGTTTCGTCTGGTCAACAAATGGGTTCGCTATTAActtttttacagcgtaagctgtcaTGGGTTCATTGCAATAACCATATCGGTTGGCGATGTTGACCGCAGCCACCaccggtgtccgtcgcagctgaCGCTGCGAATTACAAAAGAATGCCCAGTTCCCGCCGGTATCAAAGCCGGGCCCGCTGCGCGGCAGTCGGCTACTCCATCACTGAGCCACACCAGCGCTTGTTCGCTTGCAGCGGAAACATGTCCTATACACGCatcctagcgcgcgaggagacatGCAATGTGAcgtgcgcgccgcgtagcgccgATGCGTGCAAACATTGCAATGTTGTTGCATATTATACCAGATGACACGCCATgtaccagttgcatagactttggtacaaggtagatagagaaggcttgagaaagaaaaagaagattatggagatgAACAGAAAATTGctttaatgaaaaacatgtatggcacACCTGAATAAATTAGGCAGGCTAGCTACAgtttgtcaccgccccatttcaatgcggatgtcaataaatcatcttccttattatcatcatcattttcatTAGCATCGTATCCTGCCGCCTGTCACGAGATGTGAGATGCTCACCGCGTATCGTTGACACGTGCATACTttgtattgcagttgcatattattacgccaggtggcacgccatgtagcagttgcataggtagcggtacaaggcagataGAGAATATTTGAGGAAGCAAAAGAAGGTTAAAATTATGTATACAAAttgaaaatgctagaatgaaaagcatgcataacatacctgattaaatcaagcaggcgtGGTGACTGTCCCCGTGCCGTTTCAAAGGGAGTACAAATAAATCACCGGCATCATCATTAGCATTGTGACGTGCCATTTGTCACGCGATACGACATGCGCGCGGCGTAGCGTCGATATGTGGAAACTTTGTATTGCAGTAGCGTTGTATcccaccaggtgtcccgacatgtagcagttgtacGTTGCATGCTGTATGTAGCTTGACGTGGTTAACACAAGCAGGCTAGGTAAGCTATTTgtccccgccccgtttcaaatATGAtgacaataaatcatcatcaacaacagcatcatatcgtgccacgggtcaagggatgtgacatgtgctcCACGCAGCctatatacctgtgtttactctttggTTCGCGTTATGgcacctcctcgcaaggtacgaacggCCGCTGAAGAAGCGAGTCGCGTAGCACGCGCGCGGCCGCAACCAGGCAACGTGGGACGCAGCAGACCGCTGTACAaggagcagcacaagccgcagctcgccgtcgacggcgTGCGGActgttcagatcgttctcgtgaaaacgacgcggaGAGTCTTCGCCGCGCGAGGACCTTCTAGTGCATGCAGCctaaaatggagctcctatgaaGCCGCTCCTGCAGCTTAAGATGCGACTGTGCAGCGTGTGtggcgcaggcctgtgactttttttcttAAGCGCAGTACCCTATTTATGTTCGTTACCGAATGTATTGCCTTGACAGATAAGTGCAGCTGAACCGATGTTACTTGAATAGCTGCTATAGCTTTCCTGAAATGTCTCCGAACTATTAAGCTCGCCAAGCACATTTGAGTAGAGGCACCCATCTAGTGATCTTACATGGCCCTACCGCCGTAAAAAATGCAAACGTGACCATTATATCATCAGTCTGTTTTGTGAGGGAGGGGAGCGGTATTCTGTGTCCACTTAACAGACTTTCCCATTTCATCTGTGGCTGAAGTTATCATTGTCTGGGCTGGGGTACACGTGAGGAGGAGACCGGTGtccccagccaatcagaacttcagcagcatatgaaatggacatgttcactaggtggacacttacaggataaccccctctccctccccccctccggTGCCTACACTGTCGAGAATCAACGCATCCCTTTACACTATGAACCTGCTCGGATTTTTCTCGCAGATCGACGAACCTACCACCCCGAAGCCAGCGATAACCGTGACTAAATGCAAGGTCATCATGCTGCTCGCTTTCCTCGCGCTGTTGCTGGTGCTTGTCGGCGTGTTCCTGGTGGCCTATCTCCATACGACCGAGACTACGCAAAGGAAGGTGGCGATTTGCGCCACCGACGACTGCGCTGCCTTTGGCCGGGAACTGAGCTTAGCCATCAACAAGGCGGTAGACCCATGTCACGACTTCCACGCCTACGTGTGCGGCAGCTGGGACGACCCCACTCGTCGGGACTCGACCGAAGCTCGGATGAGGACTGCAGTCTTAGATTTGGCGCTCGACGAGGTCACAGATGACTCGTCGCAAGTCGGAAAGGCGGCGCAGTTCTTCGATAGCTGTAACAGGGCCGCCGCGGATGTAAAAGAAAACCTGAGACAGTTCGCGGAGTTCCGACGCTCCCTCGGCATGACCTGGCCCGATCGTAATATACCAAAGGGGCAGCATCCGCTCGACCTAATGATCAACTTGGCGCTGAACTGGCAGATGAACTTCCTCTTCGACATGAATGTTATCGTCGTTCGAGAATCCGCTACGTTGCTTGTCTCGCGCGGTCTCTTGGACGCCGTGTGGGAGCAGGACATGCGCAATCCCAGGACACTTCCCAAATATGAGATTTACTTGAACGATTACTACGAAATACTCGGCGTCAATAGCTCACAAGCTAGAATCGAAACGGCTGATTTAATTCAAATTGAAAAGGAGATTGTGGACGCCAAGATTCAGTTCCTCTACGACGCCCCTCAACAAGACTGGTTCAATGTACGCGCCCTCAATGACAAAACACCCGCGGCACCGGCAGGCCTCTGGCTAAATCTTCTGAAAAAGCACGACAAACAGTTCAACTGGACCGGTGACCACACAGTGATCGTCGAGGACGTAAGGATCCTAGAGAGCACAGACAAGTTACTGCAGAACTTCACCCACGAAAAGTTGATCATCGGGCTGTCGTGGATATTTATTCAGACCCATCTGTGGGCTGTTAATGGCGTGCCATCCATCAGATTCCGTGGCACGTACTCCGAGCTGAAGACAATGCAGGAGCGCGGCTGCATGACGTACGTCGAATCCCTGCTGGGTCTGTACAGCACATCGAGGATGATGGCCGAGCGCTTCGGCGACGTCGCAAGTCGGCTCAATGTCTACAGCTTAATGCACAGAATGAACGAAAACGTCAAGCGGCTCGTGAAAAACCTGACATGGATGGACGACGAGAGTAAGCGAGTGGCATTTCTAAAGCTTGACAGAATGACCCGCGTCTTAATGCCGGCTGACAGCTTCTTCAACAAGAAGGAACGCGCCTCGCTGTACAGCGTATTTCCGGACATgagcggcaagactttcatgacGAACCTATTGGCTGCTTCTGAAGTGTATCGCCGACTCCGCAACCACGAGCATTTCGCGGATGTGTACAGTGTTCGCGTGTTTCCCCGGTTCGGCCGTGAGTTGTACTTGTACATGCCGAACGCGATGACAATCGCGATTGGCGACCTGAATCCCCCGCTATTTTACCGCAACGCAACCCTGGCCATCCAATACGGCGCACTGGGCTCCATCATCGGTCGCCAGATGGCCAAGCCGTTAGATGACATCGGCGTCACGGTGGACGCTGCTGGCGTGCGCGGCCAGTGGCTGCAGCCCGCTGCGGCCGCAGTGCACGCCGGTAAGGCCAACTGCGACGTCCGTCCCACCACGGACGGCACCCGGTGGCGGCCACTACGCGTGTTTCCCGCCGTGGTCGGCCTGGAGATTGCGTACGCTAGCTTCATCGCGGCGTTAAAGGTCGACTTCCGCTTGCTCGAAGACTTCCGGGTCACTCACCTTGAAGAGTTCGAGGACTACAAGGTGTTTTTCCTCGCGTTCTGCTATTCGCTGTGCTCCAAGCGGCCGCAGACCATGGGCGACGCGTGCAACGTTCCGGTCAAGAACTCGCCGCAATTTGCGGAAGCTTTTCGCTGCCCCTCGAATTCACCAATGAATCCGCCTAAGAAGTGCACATTTCTTTTTGACGAGTGACCAACCACACATTATTTCGCTATCGTCATTGCGTGCGCTGGTGGTTCCTGGCTTCTTTTGTGAGACAGTGGCCCATAAAAAACTACCGTAAGCGCAGTTGTGAATCGTCGCAGGCATTACTAAACGCGCGCCTTATGGAAAAAAATCAGTCATGTCTTTCTCGAGGCAGcacataggcgccgactacggggcaGGGGGCTCCGGGCcccgagccccctccgaagtTTTCCAGAGAGGAGGGAGGAGGCACGGGCCTCCCTGGCAATGCCGAAGCTcacgcccccccctccccccccctatcCATAGGTGTCATTACCGGagttctgttacccacatcaCTTGAGGTTTGTTTTGAGTTGTCTGTACTTTTTCGCTTTAGTTCCCTTTCAATAAGATTACACCTAATCtttcctgatagaagcacaaattccctgtgTTTTTCATGAGTATTTCCAGAATATCAAAAAAATCCTGAGCATTCCCGCTTTTCCCGGTAGAACACCCTGACTTTGGAAGCCCGAATCTTTCGATCCAAGGCCGGGCCCGAGCATCATACTTTCAGGCTCGGGCGGGACTTGTGCCGGGAAAAACTGCTTGTGCAGTCCTGTAGTGTCAACTGCAACGCATGAAGGTGCCGATGGCTTCCGTCATGAACGGCTGGACAACTGGCTCAAGAGGCAACATGAGCACAACTCCAGGTAAGGAGTGAGTGGAAGACGACGAGATTCTagagcacctccaccacttttgTAGCAATGGTTGAGCCAATGCTTTATTCCAAAAC
The sequence above is drawn from the Dermacentor andersoni chromosome 7, qqDerAnde1_hic_scaffold, whole genome shotgun sequence genome and encodes:
- the LOC126534880 gene encoding neprilysin-1-like isoform X1 yields the protein MNLLGFFSQIDEPTTPKPAITVTKCKVIMLLAFLALLLVLVGVFLVAYLHTTETTQRKVAICATDDCAAFGRELSLAINKAVDPCHDFHAYVCGSWDDPTRRDSTEARMRTAVLDLALDEVTDDSSQVGKAAQFFDSCNRAAADVKENLRQFAEFRRSLGMTWPDRNIPKGQHPLDLMINLALNWQMNFLFDMNVIVVRESATLLVSRGLLDAVWEQDMRNPRTLPKYEIYLNDYYEILGVNSSQARIETADLIQIEKEIVDAKIQFLYDAPQQDWFNVRALNDKTPAAPAGLWLNLLKKHDKQFNWTGDHTVIVEDVRILESTDKLLQNFTHEKLIIGLSWIFIQTHLWAVNGVPSIRFRGTYSELKTMQERGCMTYVESLLGLYSTSRMMAERFGDVASRLNVYSLMHRMNENVKRLVKNLTWMDDESKRVAFLKLDRMTRVLMPADSFFNKKERASLYSVFPDMSGKTFMTNLLAASEVYRRLRNHEHFADVYSVRVFPRFGRELYLYMPNAMTIAIGDLNPPLFYRNATLAIQYGALGSIIGRQMAKPLDDIGVTVDAAGVRGQWLQPAAAAVHAGKANCDVRPTTDGTRWRPLRVFPAVVGLEIAYASFIAALKVDFRLLEDFRVTHLEEFEDYKVFFLAFCYSLCSKRPQTMGDACNVPVKNSPQFAEAFRCPSNSPMNPPKKCTFLFDE
- the LOC126534880 gene encoding neprilysin-1-like isoform X2, with protein sequence MLLAFLALLLVLVGVFLVAYLHTTETTQRKVAICATDDCAAFGRELSLAINKAVDPCHDFHAYVCGSWDDPTRRDSTEARMRTAVLDLALDEVTDDSSQVGKAAQFFDSCNRAAADVKENLRQFAEFRRSLGMTWPDRNIPKGQHPLDLMINLALNWQMNFLFDMNVIVVRESATLLVSRGLLDAVWEQDMRNPRTLPKYEIYLNDYYEILGVNSSQARIETADLIQIEKEIVDAKIQFLYDAPQQDWFNVRALNDKTPAAPAGLWLNLLKKHDKQFNWTGDHTVIVEDVRILESTDKLLQNFTHEKLIIGLSWIFIQTHLWAVNGVPSIRFRGTYSELKTMQERGCMTYVESLLGLYSTSRMMAERFGDVASRLNVYSLMHRMNENVKRLVKNLTWMDDESKRVAFLKLDRMTRVLMPADSFFNKKERASLYSVFPDMSGKTFMTNLLAASEVYRRLRNHEHFADVYSVRVFPRFGRELYLYMPNAMTIAIGDLNPPLFYRNATLAIQYGALGSIIGRQMAKPLDDIGVTVDAAGVRGQWLQPAAAAVHAGKANCDVRPTTDGTRWRPLRVFPAVVGLEIAYASFIAALKVDFRLLEDFRVTHLEEFEDYKVFFLAFCYSLCSKRPQTMGDACNVPVKNSPQFAEAFRCPSNSPMNPPKKCTFLFDE